A single window of Granulicella mallensis MP5ACTX8 DNA harbors:
- the rpoN gene encoding RNA polymerase factor sigma-54, whose product MLLQPRLNVRVSQRQVLTPGLMQMVSVLALNKLELKDMINGELVENPVLEEIEESSETFDERTAREGDRERSAEDLVVEGERTEKDPFDEIDFGSYFQDYLDPGFRTASNFEDYDSEKPSFEHFLAQPSTLSDYLTWQLGSMPLRQELRTAVELVIGNLNEDGYLTASDQELAEALAGSEAGQAELILVAEARGVVAHLDPIGVGARDLRECLLLQIEALRCEALLVGKRNRAPVPEDAVATFDAAALIADRHLSLLQKKDMRELTRVSHRTPEQVAAAVDLIRSLDPRPGQRYSSSDTRLIEPDVAFVKRGDEYVVVMNEEDLPALRLNQGYRKMLREKSTEREVREYVKERYKSAIQLLRNIEQRKNTIVRTCEAIVRRQQEFLERGVEALKPMMIKEVAEEIGVHASTVSRAVANKYVHTTQGVYELRFFFTESVNGPEGGDLPLLLLKRRVKKLIEDEDPRKPWTDEYLAAELQRQGIRVTRRTVAKYREDMQIPSTHQRRVR is encoded by the coding sequence TTGTTGTTACAGCCCAGACTGAATGTTCGAGTCTCGCAGCGCCAGGTGCTCACTCCGGGCCTGATGCAGATGGTCAGTGTGCTTGCGCTCAACAAGCTTGAGCTCAAGGACATGATCAACGGCGAACTGGTCGAAAATCCAGTGCTGGAGGAGATCGAAGAGTCCTCCGAGACGTTCGATGAACGTACAGCCCGTGAGGGAGATCGTGAGCGCAGTGCGGAAGACCTCGTGGTAGAGGGGGAGCGCACTGAAAAAGATCCCTTCGATGAGATCGACTTTGGGAGTTACTTCCAGGATTATCTTGATCCCGGCTTTCGTACCGCCTCCAACTTCGAAGACTATGACAGCGAGAAGCCGTCGTTTGAACACTTTCTTGCCCAGCCCAGCACGCTGAGCGATTACCTCACCTGGCAGCTGGGTTCGATGCCGCTGCGCCAGGAGCTTCGTACAGCCGTTGAGTTGGTGATCGGTAACCTGAACGAAGACGGATATCTCACCGCGAGCGATCAGGAACTCGCCGAAGCACTGGCTGGCAGTGAAGCGGGGCAGGCTGAGCTTATTCTGGTCGCCGAGGCGCGGGGTGTTGTCGCTCATCTGGACCCCATCGGCGTGGGGGCACGCGATCTGCGCGAGTGCCTGTTGCTGCAGATCGAAGCGTTGCGGTGCGAGGCGCTCCTTGTGGGGAAGCGTAATAGGGCTCCCGTTCCAGAGGATGCGGTGGCAACTTTCGACGCGGCTGCCCTGATTGCTGACCGGCATCTGTCGCTGTTGCAGAAAAAAGATATGCGCGAGCTGACGCGAGTCTCGCATCGCACGCCGGAGCAGGTTGCCGCTGCTGTGGATCTGATTCGCAGCCTCGACCCTCGGCCCGGCCAGCGCTACAGCAGCTCGGACACACGCCTCATCGAGCCGGATGTCGCTTTCGTCAAGCGTGGCGATGAGTATGTGGTGGTCATGAATGAAGAAGACCTGCCCGCGCTGCGGCTCAACCAGGGCTATCGCAAGATGCTGCGGGAGAAGAGCACGGAACGCGAGGTGCGGGAGTATGTGAAGGAGCGCTACAAGTCCGCTATCCAGCTCCTGCGCAACATCGAGCAGCGCAAGAATACGATCGTTCGCACCTGCGAGGCTATCGTGCGGCGGCAGCAGGAGTTTCTCGAGCGCGGTGTCGAGGCCCTGAAGCCGATGATGATCAAGGAGGTCGCCGAGGAGATCGGGGTCCATGCTTCGACGGTTAGCCGGGCTGTCGCAAATAAATATGTTCACACGACCCAGGGGGTGTACGAGCTACGCTTTTTCTTCACTGAGAGCGTGAACGGGCCGGAGGGGGGCGACCTGCCCTTGCTGTTGCTTAAACGCCGTGTTAAGAAGCTGATCGAGGACGAAGACCCACGCAAGCCGTGGACCGATGAATACCTCGCCGCGGAGTTGCAGCGCCAGGGAATCCGGGTTACCCGCAGGACGGTTGCGAAGTATCGCGAAGATATGCAGATTCCCAGCACCCACCAACGCCGTGTACGATGA
- the gmk gene encoding guanylate kinase has protein sequence MAGRLVIDMAGILFIISAPSGSGKSTLVSEVRRLVEGLEFSISYTTRQPRGSEENGKEYWFTNHAEFERMIDAGEFLEWAKVFGSNYYGTAVSALEHARTHGHDLLLDIDVQGALQVMKKVPEAVSIFILPPSPQVLEMRLRNRSQAEGVTDEAVIEERLSQARNELRHLSDYKYALINDQLDQAASEMRAIVLHQRGEEGEVAETAARCLTSAHSARLDAALTSFQVSTAIV, from the coding sequence ATGGCTGGCAGGCTTGTTATCGATATGGCTGGTATTCTCTTTATCATTTCGGCGCCTAGCGGCTCGGGCAAGTCCACCCTCGTATCCGAGGTTCGGCGGCTTGTCGAAGGTCTCGAGTTCTCCATCTCCTACACCACGCGCCAGCCGCGCGGGTCCGAGGAGAATGGCAAGGAATACTGGTTCACGAATCATGCCGAGTTTGAACGCATGATCGACGCGGGCGAGTTTCTTGAGTGGGCCAAGGTCTTCGGCAGCAACTACTACGGCACGGCGGTCTCCGCGCTCGAACATGCCCGTACCCACGGACACGATCTGCTGCTCGATATCGATGTGCAGGGAGCGCTCCAGGTGATGAAGAAGGTGCCGGAGGCGGTCTCGATCTTTATTCTTCCTCCCAGCCCTCAGGTTCTGGAGATGCGTCTGCGCAATCGCAGCCAGGCTGAAGGTGTTACCGATGAAGCTGTCATTGAAGAGCGCCTTTCGCAGGCCCGTAATGAACTTCGGCATCTGTCGGACTACAAGTACGCGCTGATTAACGATCAACTGGACCAGGCGGCGTCCGAGATGCGTGCCATCGTGCTCCACCAGCGTGGCGAAGAGGGCGAGGTGGCGGAGACGGCGGCACGATGTCTGACCTCTGCGCACTCGGCCAGGTTGGACGCCGCGCTGACGAGCTTTCAGGTTTCGACGGCGATTGTGTAA
- a CDS encoding uracil-DNA glycosylase: protein MSLTPQQHLRAYVDYLRDLGIYDLYRRENPATLLPESVREAFAAEAKRVAAPAQAPVRPATPVPRSVPAAVPPRAPVAPPVPSPVPRPPVPARATEQPPVASYFDSEPSPLNLPPELAVPMPKPVSFDQLAPLPTQILPAAERPAALEAIRADIGDCTRCPLAYAGRHTIVFADGDPNAKLMFVGEGPGADEDASGLPFVGKAGQLLNNMIKAMGLQREEVYIANIVKCRPPGNRTPEPIEANTCSQFLLRQIDIVRPQVIVALGGTAATYLLGVKQSLSSLRGRWHSTRGSKLVVTYHPAFLLRDPRQKGEAWKDLQMVMAEMGLKPAAKA, encoded by the coding sequence ATGAGTCTTACTCCGCAGCAGCATCTCCGCGCCTATGTCGACTACCTGCGCGACCTCGGCATCTACGACCTTTATCGCCGCGAAAACCCTGCGACACTCTTGCCTGAATCGGTGCGTGAAGCCTTTGCCGCCGAGGCAAAGCGTGTGGCCGCGCCTGCACAAGCGCCGGTAAGACCTGCGACGCCTGTGCCGCGCAGCGTTCCTGCTGCGGTGCCACCGCGCGCTCCGGTGGCACCTCCCGTGCCATCTCCTGTACCAAGGCCGCCAGTTCCAGCCAGGGCCACCGAACAGCCTCCCGTGGCGTCTTATTTTGACTCAGAGCCTTCGCCGCTCAATCTTCCGCCGGAGCTCGCAGTCCCTATGCCGAAACCTGTTTCCTTCGATCAGCTTGCGCCGTTGCCCACGCAGATTCTTCCCGCTGCCGAACGGCCTGCGGCACTCGAAGCCATACGTGCCGATATCGGCGACTGCACACGCTGCCCGCTGGCCTATGCCGGCCGCCATACCATCGTCTTCGCGGATGGCGACCCCAATGCGAAGCTGATGTTCGTCGGGGAAGGCCCTGGGGCCGATGAGGATGCCAGCGGTCTCCCGTTCGTGGGCAAGGCAGGGCAGTTGCTCAACAACATGATCAAGGCGATGGGGCTTCAACGCGAAGAGGTCTATATCGCGAACATTGTTAAATGCCGCCCGCCGGGGAACCGGACGCCCGAACCGATCGAAGCCAATACCTGCTCGCAGTTTCTGCTGCGCCAGATCGACATTGTGCGGCCGCAGGTGATTGTGGCGCTGGGCGGCACGGCTGCGACCTATTTGCTGGGGGTGAAGCAATCGCTCAGCTCACTGCGTGGGCGCTGGCACAGTACTCGCGGCTCGAAGCTGGTGGTTACGTATCACCCGGCCTTTCTGCTGCGCGATCCGCGCCAGAAGGGCGAGGCCTGGAAAGATCTGCAGATGGTGATGGCGGAGATGGGCCTGAAGCCTGCGGCGAAGGCGTAG
- the rpoZ gene encoding DNA-directed RNA polymerase subunit omega yields MAANDDLFQNKYSLVKGAARRARQLQSGAPPLGVSTSMKACRVAQDEVRAGKVTYSVMAKKPTPPTVL; encoded by the coding sequence ATGGCTGCAAATGATGATCTGTTTCAGAACAAGTACAGCCTTGTGAAGGGCGCTGCACGTCGCGCTCGTCAACTGCAATCCGGTGCGCCGCCGCTCGGCGTTTCAACCTCGATGAAGGCCTGCCGCGTGGCGCAGGACGAGGTCCGAGCAGGCAAGGTCACCTACAGCGTCATGGCGAAGAAACCCACTCCTCCGACGGTACTATAG
- the hpf gene encoding ribosome hibernation-promoting factor, HPF/YfiA family codes for MIVEYTGRQTVVTAKLKTQAEAGLARVAKVANRCTSTHIILTEDKYRKIAEITVQCRGDQLVATCEAVEMEVALHDALQKVEQQAIKHKKRFDTVRDHPRPIPLPLEAV; via the coding sequence ATGATCGTTGAGTACACCGGTCGCCAGACCGTAGTCACAGCAAAACTCAAGACGCAGGCAGAAGCGGGCTTGGCACGAGTCGCCAAGGTTGCCAATCGCTGTACAAGCACCCATATCATCCTCACAGAAGACAAATACCGTAAGATCGCTGAAATTACGGTGCAATGCCGCGGCGACCAACTGGTCGCAACCTGTGAGGCCGTCGAAATGGAGGTTGCATTGCATGACGCGCTGCAGAAGGTCGAACAGCAGGCCATCAAGCACAAGAAACGATTCGATACCGTTCGCGATCATCCCCGGCCCATTCCGCTTCCGCTAGAAGCGGTTTAG
- the rapZ gene encoding RNase adapter RapZ has translation MASKRAAKASSKPAKESKSTKKQESPKRELVILTGMSGSGKASALKAFEDLGYYSVDNLPLELIPRFADLVLKSAEITRAAMVVDVREGIRLDRFPAILKQVRKVLPARVVFLEASEEAIVRRFSETRRPHPLGRGETVLASISAERKRLDPVRNVADILLDTTRFNVHDLRAHINAQFERGGGTSDRNLTISVTSFGFKNGVPTDADLVFDVRFLPNPHFVPEFRKLTGKHPKVAKYIRQFPQTKEFLDKATDMLTFLLPHYIKEGKSYLTVGIGCTGGQHRSVMIAEELKKRLGGAGYRVKTSHRDMPR, from the coding sequence ATGGCATCCAAGCGCGCCGCCAAAGCTTCGTCCAAACCGGCAAAAGAATCCAAATCGACTAAGAAACAAGAGTCCCCTAAACGTGAGCTGGTCATCCTGACGGGAATGTCCGGCTCCGGCAAGGCGTCGGCGCTGAAGGCGTTTGAAGACCTCGGCTACTACTCGGTCGATAATCTCCCGCTGGAACTGATTCCGCGCTTTGCAGACCTGGTATTGAAGTCCGCCGAGATCACACGCGCGGCGATGGTCGTGGATGTGCGCGAGGGCATCCGGCTCGATCGCTTCCCGGCGATCCTCAAGCAGGTGCGCAAGGTGCTGCCGGCTCGCGTCGTGTTTCTCGAAGCCAGCGAAGAGGCTATCGTGCGGAGGTTCTCCGAGACTCGCAGGCCGCATCCGCTGGGGCGCGGTGAGACCGTGCTGGCCTCCATCAGCGCGGAACGCAAACGGCTCGATCCGGTGCGTAATGTCGCCGATATTCTGCTGGACACCACGCGCTTCAACGTCCACGACCTGCGCGCGCATATCAATGCACAGTTTGAGCGCGGCGGCGGCACGAGCGATCGCAACCTGACGATCTCGGTGACGAGCTTCGGCTTCAAGAACGGCGTGCCGACGGATGCCGATCTCGTCTTCGACGTGCGCTTTCTGCCCAATCCGCACTTCGTTCCCGAGTTCCGCAAGTTGACGGGCAAGCATCCCAAGGTCGCCAAGTACATCCGGCAGTTTCCGCAGACCAAGGAGTTTCTCGACAAGGCTACGGACATGCTCACCTTCCTGTTGCCGCACTACATCAAGGAGGGGAAGAGCTATCTCACGGTGGGGATTGGTTGTACCGGCGGGCAGCATCGTTCCGTGATGATTGCCGAAGAGCTGAAGAAACGGCTGGGGGGCGCGGGCTACCGGGTGAAGACATCGCATCGCGATATGCCGCGTTAG
- a CDS encoding DUF2076 domain-containing protein, whose product MTVQEQQMIDELVQRIRSTQLAEKDTDAEKRLQQGLAGYPDAVYVLAQTVLVQKYGLEQAQQQLQDMQAELDELRQPPPPPPAKSGGSFLGNLFGGGSHEQPQPGQAPGYPASSTPYQPVNNPGYPPYAEAAYPPYPPQGYPPQGYPQPPAYGQPMGYGAPMGGSPMGGGGGFLRSAMQTAAGVAAGEVAFQGIESLFRGFGEGHEGHGFSEGRPTEVVNNYYGEGEGGEHHHEASSSHDDSSFYNPDHDASRDDGKDRDSGVSKFADTDKDDDSKDDKDDFDDSGDDDSSNDDYDSTDDSSSSDDNGY is encoded by the coding sequence GTGACAGTGCAAGAACAGCAGATGATCGACGAGTTGGTCCAGAGAATTCGCAGCACGCAGCTCGCCGAGAAGGACACCGACGCAGAGAAGCGGCTCCAGCAGGGGCTCGCAGGCTATCCCGATGCCGTTTACGTACTCGCGCAGACCGTGCTCGTGCAGAAGTACGGTCTGGAGCAGGCCCAGCAGCAGCTACAGGACATGCAGGCCGAGCTCGATGAACTACGTCAGCCGCCGCCACCTCCTCCTGCGAAGTCCGGCGGAAGTTTTCTTGGCAACCTGTTCGGCGGCGGATCGCATGAGCAGCCGCAGCCCGGCCAGGCACCTGGCTATCCTGCTTCGTCCACTCCCTATCAGCCTGTGAACAACCCAGGCTATCCACCGTATGCAGAGGCAGCGTATCCGCCCTATCCTCCACAGGGCTACCCACCGCAAGGCTACCCGCAACCGCCTGCCTATGGCCAACCCATGGGTTATGGCGCGCCGATGGGAGGATCTCCGATGGGCGGCGGTGGCGGCTTCCTTCGCAGCGCCATGCAGACAGCCGCCGGCGTCGCTGCGGGAGAGGTCGCGTTCCAGGGCATAGAGTCGCTCTTTCGCGGCTTCGGCGAAGGCCACGAGGGGCATGGCTTCAGCGAGGGGCGTCCCACTGAGGTCGTCAACAACTACTACGGAGAAGGCGAAGGCGGGGAGCATCATCACGAAGCTTCCTCCAGCCATGATGACAGCAGCTTCTACAACCCGGACCACGATGCCAGCCGCGATGACGGCAAGGACCGGGACTCCGGCGTCTCTAAATTTGCCGACACGGACAAGGATGACGATTCCAAAGACGACAAGGATGATTTTGACGACAGCGGAGACGATGATTCCAGCAACGACGATTACGATTCGACCGACGACAGCAGTTCGAGCGACGATAACGGGTACTAA
- a CDS encoding LptA/OstA family protein — translation MKASVERLRWVLAGGAVLLLVVLAVFLGYGRYRALRTWRDIVRRSGAHITHETDGFTYSQSLKGRTIFTLHAAKGIPHGDGKWSLHDGVLTLYGKTPADFDRIYGADFEYDEKTQIVQALGEVHIDVQAPGALAAGGKTPAANAPKPPATPSDGKSGGNDHIIHVRTSGLSYNRAEGIATTDQEVEFRYAGLQCLAKGAIFNSDESMLHLLADVRLTGDIRGEPMTVHAVKADLNRESDTVALVQPVARTQGRTARAASALLHLRKDGSISQAEADGNVAFDEGTRHLTAPHLEATFNTASLPQTTKLTGGVVLWDDDAQQPMHGKANEVDTSFNALGAPTNIVATGAAQVALSDHKGSGPALSREMRGDRIVATLVPIGHKTVSRLSQVVATGSAMARGDSPVAPSAGHPQTQEIKSTMITADNLRADLEPGASQKAELRKVFGTGHARLQQDAPLGEQQTSTSDTIDIAFASQPTKSGGMATGITSAVQNGHVVIHSVPALRAGAAKPEPPSDASANNAVYDGATSKLTLTGSAHYTQGDTQLTAATIVANQTTGDADAQGNVLATLLGAETSATAQATHVTADHAHLVQASQAADFYGNEAHPARLWQGASQVEAATLQFDQKQKTLAARPASAGGLVHAVFANANPSQAKGKTASSGEGQVVRVASPAMDYSDIAREATFSGGVHIDGATGQARSQKAVVFLNPAVSSKAAPGAAKPAGPTNLLGGSVEKVVLSEAVRIDQPGRAGTGEQLVYTTADSSYILTGTPAKPPHIADVKQGNVTGATLLFRSDDSTIIVTGAPPGPAQKHGRVRTETEVRQ, via the coding sequence ATGAAAGCGTCTGTAGAGAGACTTCGATGGGTACTGGCAGGGGGAGCGGTCCTGCTGCTCGTCGTGCTGGCAGTTTTTCTCGGCTACGGACGCTACCGCGCGCTGCGCACCTGGCGGGACATCGTAAGGCGGTCCGGTGCTCACATCACGCATGAGACCGACGGCTTTACGTACTCGCAGTCGTTGAAGGGGCGGACGATCTTTACGCTGCATGCGGCCAAGGGCATTCCGCATGGCGATGGGAAGTGGTCGCTGCATGACGGCGTCCTCACGCTGTATGGCAAGACCCCCGCGGACTTCGACCGGATCTATGGCGCGGACTTCGAGTACGACGAAAAGACGCAGATTGTGCAGGCACTCGGTGAGGTCCATATCGACGTGCAGGCCCCCGGAGCGCTGGCGGCTGGAGGCAAGACTCCGGCTGCGAACGCCCCCAAGCCTCCAGCTACACCATCGGATGGCAAGTCTGGAGGAAACGACCACATCATCCACGTCCGGACCAGCGGTCTCAGCTATAACCGCGCGGAGGGAATTGCCACGACGGACCAGGAGGTGGAGTTCCGCTATGCGGGGCTGCAGTGCCTGGCGAAGGGGGCGATCTTCAACTCCGACGAGAGCATGCTGCATCTGCTGGCCGATGTGCGTCTGACCGGGGATATTCGCGGCGAGCCGATGACGGTCCACGCGGTCAAGGCGGACCTCAATCGCGAAAGCGACACCGTGGCTCTGGTACAGCCCGTTGCGCGCACCCAGGGGCGCACGGCGCGTGCGGCCAGTGCCTTGCTGCATCTGCGCAAGGATGGCTCGATCTCTCAGGCTGAGGCGGATGGCAACGTAGCGTTCGATGAAGGGACGCGTCACCTTACAGCTCCGCATCTCGAGGCGACGTTCAACACCGCCAGCCTGCCGCAGACAACGAAGCTGACGGGCGGCGTCGTGCTCTGGGATGACGATGCGCAGCAGCCGATGCACGGCAAGGCCAATGAGGTGGATACGAGTTTCAACGCGCTGGGTGCACCGACCAACATCGTCGCAACAGGCGCGGCACAGGTAGCGCTCAGCGACCACAAGGGAAGCGGGCCTGCACTCTCTCGCGAGATGCGCGGAGACCGCATCGTGGCGACGCTGGTGCCCATCGGGCACAAGACGGTGTCGAGGCTCAGCCAGGTTGTGGCTACCGGCTCGGCAATGGCCCGAGGTGACTCGCCGGTTGCGCCGAGCGCAGGCCATCCTCAGACGCAGGAGATCAAGTCCACCATGATTACGGCGGACAACCTGCGTGCCGACCTCGAACCGGGTGCGTCACAGAAGGCCGAGCTGCGAAAAGTCTTCGGCACGGGACACGCGCGGTTGCAGCAGGATGCTCCTCTGGGAGAACAGCAGACCAGCACCTCCGACACGATCGACATCGCATTTGCCTCGCAGCCCACGAAGAGTGGTGGCATGGCGACCGGGATCACCTCCGCGGTACAGAACGGGCATGTGGTGATCCACAGTGTCCCGGCGTTGCGTGCGGGAGCCGCCAAGCCCGAGCCGCCGTCCGATGCGAGTGCCAACAACGCCGTGTACGACGGAGCGACCTCAAAGCTGACCCTCACCGGCTCGGCCCATTACACACAGGGTGACACCCAGTTGACGGCGGCTACGATTGTCGCCAATCAGACGACGGGCGATGCGGATGCCCAGGGAAATGTTCTTGCCACCTTGCTGGGCGCGGAGACCTCCGCGACTGCTCAGGCGACGCATGTCACTGCCGACCACGCGCATCTGGTCCAGGCTTCACAGGCTGCTGATTTTTACGGCAATGAAGCGCATCCGGCACGGCTCTGGCAGGGGGCTTCGCAGGTTGAGGCCGCGACCCTGCAGTTCGACCAGAAGCAAAAGACACTGGCCGCTCGCCCGGCCTCTGCGGGGGGGCTGGTTCACGCTGTATTTGCCAATGCCAACCCGTCGCAGGCGAAGGGCAAGACTGCCTCGTCGGGTGAAGGGCAGGTGGTCAGGGTTGCGAGCCCCGCGATGGACTACTCCGATATTGCTCGCGAAGCGACGTTTTCGGGTGGCGTTCACATCGATGGCGCAACAGGGCAGGCGCGCTCGCAGAAGGCGGTTGTTTTCCTGAACCCTGCAGTGTCCTCGAAGGCCGCGCCAGGAGCGGCGAAGCCGGCGGGGCCGACGAATCTTCTGGGTGGTTCGGTCGAGAAGGTCGTGCTCTCCGAAGCGGTTCGGATCGATCAGCCGGGGCGTGCCGGTACGGGCGAGCAGCTGGTCTATACGACGGCGGATTCGAGCTACATCTTGACCGGAACACCGGCCAAACCGCCGCATATCGCGGATGTGAAGCAGGGCAACGTTACTGGTGCAACTCTGCTGTTCCGTTCGGACGATAGTACGATCATCGTTACAGGTGCCCCTCCGGGGCCGGCACAGAAGCATGGGCGTGTCCGCACCGAGACGGAAGTGAGGCAGTAG
- a CDS encoding ABC transporter ATP-binding protein: MRRIWRLLRYLQKYALYSVTSVLLMAVVGALAAFRILLIKPIFDNVLRPDAPPALVLLFHIPHTSITVNLQHFVPSHFRNAWTVVAVALVGSAIIKSICDYLGTVLANKAGFGMITDIRNDLYDSVLRRSTAFFQRHSTGALISTLISDVERVQAAMATVMSDFLQQIFTLVFMIGAVILTGGRMAWVLLLFVPVIVSSARRIGRSVRKTTRRGQDKLAEIQNIVHETITGNGIVKAFGMELWEMNRFRKAADRLLTANMRSVAIQSISSPLMDALGAVAIALLLLFGRDRIMHHGMSAGSFVAFLIATFTLYDPVRKMPVYYNNFQQAVGASQEIFKFIDEQDEVLERKKAITLKSFGGLIEFRDVRFGYERAGVAKEVLHGISLTVRRGEVVALVGPSGAGKSTLVNLLPRFFDVTGGTILLDEHDVRDLTIASLRAQIGKVTQETVLFNDTVRNNIAYGRPDVSMEKIEAAAKAALAHDFILRMSDGYDTMIGERGARLSGGERQRIAIARAILKDAPILILDEATSALDTESEVAVQAALANLMQGRTVLVIAHRLSTVRRADRIAVIERGSVTELGSHDELVELGGMYSRLYKLQFGQDDLLEADLGEVVAAEGEGVV, encoded by the coding sequence ATGAGGCGCATCTGGCGGCTCCTTCGTTATCTACAGAAATATGCGCTGTATTCGGTGACGTCGGTTCTGCTGATGGCTGTGGTTGGTGCGCTTGCCGCGTTCCGCATTTTGCTCATCAAGCCGATCTTCGATAACGTCCTGCGCCCGGATGCGCCACCGGCGTTGGTGTTGCTCTTCCATATTCCTCACACCAGCATCACTGTTAACCTGCAGCACTTCGTCCCCAGTCACTTTCGTAACGCCTGGACGGTAGTGGCAGTAGCGTTGGTGGGCTCGGCCATCATCAAATCGATCTGCGACTATCTGGGTACGGTGCTGGCGAACAAGGCCGGCTTCGGCATGATTACCGATATACGCAACGACCTGTACGACTCGGTGCTGCGGCGCTCCACGGCCTTCTTTCAACGGCATTCCACTGGTGCTCTCATCTCCACGCTCATCAGTGACGTTGAACGTGTGCAGGCTGCCATGGCTACGGTGATGAGCGACTTTCTGCAACAGATCTTCACTCTGGTGTTCATGATCGGCGCGGTGATCCTTACAGGCGGACGTATGGCCTGGGTGCTTCTGCTGTTTGTGCCCGTCATCGTGTCCTCGGCGCGACGCATCGGCCGCAGTGTTCGCAAAACGACGCGCCGAGGCCAGGACAAATTAGCCGAGATTCAGAACATTGTCCACGAGACCATCACAGGCAATGGCATTGTGAAGGCGTTTGGCATGGAGTTGTGGGAGATGAACCGCTTCCGCAAAGCAGCGGACAGGCTGCTCACAGCCAACATGCGGTCGGTTGCGATACAGTCTATCTCCTCGCCGTTGATGGATGCCCTGGGGGCGGTCGCCATCGCGTTGTTGCTGCTCTTTGGACGGGATCGCATCATGCATCACGGCATGAGCGCCGGATCGTTCGTTGCCTTCCTGATCGCGACCTTCACACTTTACGATCCGGTGCGAAAGATGCCGGTCTACTACAACAACTTCCAGCAGGCGGTCGGCGCCAGCCAGGAGATCTTCAAGTTCATCGACGAGCAGGATGAAGTTCTTGAGCGCAAGAAAGCGATTACACTCAAGAGCTTTGGCGGGCTGATCGAATTTCGTGACGTGCGTTTCGGCTATGAGCGCGCCGGGGTGGCGAAGGAGGTGCTGCATGGCATCTCGCTAACTGTTCGCCGTGGTGAGGTCGTGGCGCTGGTGGGCCCGAGCGGGGCGGGGAAGTCGACGCTGGTAAATCTGCTGCCACGTTTTTTCGATGTGACAGGCGGTACGATTTTGCTGGATGAGCACGATGTTCGCGATCTTACGATTGCCTCGTTGCGGGCGCAGATCGGCAAGGTCACGCAGGAGACGGTGCTCTTCAACGACACGGTGCGAAACAACATCGCCTATGGACGCCCCGATGTTTCCATGGAGAAGATCGAGGCTGCGGCAAAGGCTGCACTGGCTCACGACTTCATCCTGCGTATGTCGGATGGCTACGACACGATGATTGGCGAACGCGGTGCGCGGCTCTCTGGTGGGGAGCGGCAGAGGATCGCCATTGCGCGCGCTATCCTCAAGGACGCGCCGATCCTCATTCTCGACGAGGCGACCTCTGCGCTCGATACGGAGAGCGAAGTCGCGGTGCAGGCCGCGCTGGCGAACCTGATGCAGGGCCGGACGGTGTTGGTGATCGCACATCGGCTCTCGACTGTACGCAGGGCCGATCGCATTGCGGTGATCGAGCGAGGAAGCGTGACCGAGCTGGGATCTCACGATGAACTGGTGGAGCTTGGTGGCATGTACAGTCGGCTCTATAAATTGCAGTTTGGGCAGGACGATCTTCTGGAGGCTGACCTGGGCGAGGTCGTTGCGGCTGAGGGTGAGGGTGTGGTCTGA
- the lptB gene encoding LPS export ABC transporter ATP-binding protein has translation MRTLATEEIGKAYGGRQVVRGVSLEIRQGEVVGLLGPNGAGKTTSFYMIVGLVRPDSGRIFTDGADITRTPMYLRAREHRISYLPQEPSIFRKLTVEENILAVLETQHNTWEARRKASENLILQLNLGHVRKTRGYALSGGERRRVEIARCLAINPAFILLDEPFSGIDPIAVLELQQIIFDLKASGIGVLITDHNVRETLSVTDRAYIINEGRIFRTGTPGELGRDPEVKRVYLGEGFSMGGV, from the coding sequence ATTAGGACTCTGGCAACCGAGGAGATCGGCAAGGCATACGGTGGACGGCAGGTAGTTCGAGGCGTCAGCCTGGAGATACGGCAGGGCGAGGTCGTCGGCTTGCTGGGCCCCAATGGCGCCGGCAAGACAACGAGCTTCTATATGATCGTCGGCCTGGTACGGCCGGACAGTGGCCGCATCTTTACGGACGGGGCCGACATCACCCGCACTCCGATGTATCTGCGGGCGCGAGAGCATCGCATCAGCTACCTGCCGCAGGAGCCCTCGATCTTTCGCAAGCTGACGGTGGAGGAGAACATCCTCGCTGTGTTGGAGACGCAGCACAACACCTGGGAGGCGCGGCGCAAGGCCTCCGAGAACCTCATTCTGCAGCTCAACCTTGGCCATGTGCGCAAGACGCGTGGATACGCACTCTCAGGCGGCGAGCGCCGCCGTGTGGAGATCGCCCGCTGCCTGGCCATCAATCCGGCGTTTATCCTGCTGGACGAGCCGTTTTCCGGCATCGACCCGATCGCCGTGCTGGAGCTGCAACAAATCATCTTCGACCTGAAGGCCAGCGGAATCGGCGTGCTCATTACGGACCATAATGTCCGCGAGACGCTGAGCGTTACAGACCGTGCGTACATCATCAACGAGGGGCGTATCTTCCGCACGGGGACGCCGGGGGAGCTGGGGCGCGATCCTGAGGTGAAGCGGGTGTACCTGGGTGAGGGCTTTTCGATGGGTGGGGTTTGA